The Amycolatopsis mongoliensis genome includes a window with the following:
- a CDS encoding ABC transporter permease, with the protein MRAAFVIAAKDLRERARDRSAWALGFLAPVAIAGLISFAFGGAETFHADVAVVDQDRGVLAQAFTGFLAGPELASVLTVTPVGDAAEARARVDRGDFGAAVVIPAGFSAAAHGGPVRPLTVVTTVDSPLAGQVTRSIAGSFTAQLDADRLAVATAAAAGAPAGDLAARAAALRLPEQVVRQPSGTRTITGVGYYGPAMGMFFTFFAIGFTARGYFLEQRNGTLDRIAVAPVSPFAVLAGKSLATFAYSAASLGTVCLVTSLVFGADWGPPAAVAVLVAAVALSVVCLTAFVIAVSRTERQADELSAMLAFGLVLVGGNFVFLGAAPEFLRVLALGTPNGWALRAFTDLAGGAGGGSVVVPVLAILVICAVLTTVAGLVHRRAVRR; encoded by the coding sequence GTGCGGGCCGCCTTCGTCATCGCCGCCAAGGACCTGCGCGAGCGGGCGCGCGACCGCTCGGCCTGGGCCCTGGGTTTCCTGGCCCCCGTCGCGATCGCCGGGCTGATCAGCTTCGCGTTCGGCGGCGCCGAAACCTTCCACGCCGACGTCGCGGTCGTCGACCAGGACCGCGGCGTCCTCGCCCAGGCCTTCACCGGGTTCCTGGCCGGCCCCGAACTCGCCTCCGTGCTGACCGTGACGCCGGTCGGCGACGCGGCCGAGGCTCGCGCCCGGGTGGATCGCGGCGACTTCGGCGCGGCCGTCGTGATCCCGGCCGGGTTCTCCGCCGCGGCGCACGGCGGCCCGGTCCGCCCGCTGACCGTGGTGACCACTGTGGACAGTCCACTGGCCGGGCAGGTCACCCGGTCGATCGCCGGGAGTTTCACCGCCCAGCTCGACGCGGACCGGCTGGCGGTCGCGACCGCGGCCGCCGCGGGCGCGCCGGCGGGCGACCTGGCCGCCCGGGCCGCCGCGCTGCGGCTGCCGGAGCAGGTCGTCCGGCAGCCTTCGGGGACCCGGACGATCACCGGCGTCGGCTACTACGGCCCCGCCATGGGGATGTTCTTCACCTTCTTCGCCATCGGGTTCACCGCCCGGGGGTACTTCCTGGAACAGCGCAACGGGACCCTCGACCGGATCGCCGTCGCCCCGGTGAGCCCGTTCGCGGTGCTGGCCGGGAAGTCGCTCGCCACCTTCGCCTACAGCGCGGCCAGTCTCGGCACGGTCTGCCTGGTCACCTCCCTGGTCTTCGGCGCCGACTGGGGCCCGCCCGCCGCGGTGGCGGTGCTCGTCGCCGCCGTCGCGCTGAGCGTGGTGTGCCTGACGGCGTTCGTGATCGCGGTGTCCCGCACCGAACGCCAGGCCGACGAGCTCTCGGCGATGCTGGCGTTCGGGCTGGTGCTCGTCGGCGGGAACTTCGTCTTCCTCGGCGCGGCACCGGAGTTCCTGCGCGTACTGGCACTGGGCACGCCCAACGGGTGGGCGCTGCGGGCGTTCACCGACCTCGCGGGCGGGGCGGGCGGCGGCAGCGTGGTGGTGCCGGTGCTGGCGATCCTGGTGATCTGCGCCGTGCTGACGACCGTGGCCGGCCTCGTCCACCGCCGGGCGGTGCGCCGATGA